Sequence from the Tachyglossus aculeatus isolate mTacAcu1 chromosome 17, mTacAcu1.pri, whole genome shotgun sequence genome:
TCGGGTGTAGGGGCTGCCGGAGTGTGGTGGGGCGGGCCTGCGGTCCGGGTGAGGAGtgggcgggccgggggcgggcgccGGCGCCCAGCGCTTTGTTCCGGCTCCTTCCCAGCTCCAGAGTCGCGGCGGTGGAAGCGGACAAGAGGCCAGGTGGGCCCAGGCGGCTGTAAGGACCGCTCCATCTCTACCTCCGTCCCCATCAtcctcatcccttccccccaacccctccatccccatcatcctctccccttccctccacctctccatcatcctcatcccttcgcccccacctctccatccctatCATCTTCATCCCTTCgcccccacctctccatccccatcatcctctccccttccccccacctctccatccccttcatcctctccccttccccccagctctccatccccatcatcctctccccttccctccaacccctctatccccatcaccctctccccttccccccacctctccatcatcctcatcccttcccccccacccctccatccccaccatcctctccccttcccccccaccgctccatccccatcatcctcatcctttcccccccacccctccatccccatcatcctcatcccttcccccccaccgatccatccccatcctcctcttccccccattcccATCATCCttcccccccgctccatccccatcatcctcaccccctcatccccctcttccctctcacttggtcccatcctcatcttcctcatccttctccctccacccgcTCCACCGTATCTTCCTCGCCCCCATTGTTCCCCATCCTTCTcagtcctttccctcttccctcttcttcccacggggccccccctccctccaccctgccctaGCCCCCAGCCCATTTTCTGACAGTCCCCTCCACCCCGTTCCTGGCCTCTGGGTTTGATGCCCCACTGAAAAGGCAGGTGGTGCCCTGGCATGGATCCCTAGGCGAGCATCCCCATGGTCCTCACCGTGCTCTTGTCTGCCTACAAACTCTGTCGTTTCTTTGCCATGTCGGGCCCCGAGAAGCTTTCCGTCCCCGTGCCTGGGCCCGCTGGCACCTGGTGGGCCGGAGGCAGTGGGGGGACCCTGGAGGTGTCCCCCGGAGCCAGTGTGGAGGTGCAGGGGGCCCTGGAGCGGATCCTGCCCGAGCTGCAGCTGGCACTGTCGGGGCTGAAGCAGGCGGGCGGCCCCGAGGCGGTGGGCGCCGGGCTGTCCGAGGTCTTCCAGCTGGTGGAGGATGCCTGGGAGCTGCCCACTGTCGGGCGGGAAGTTGCCAAGGGGCTGTGTGATGCCATCCGGCTGGAGGGCGGCCTGGACCTGCTCCTGGACCTGCTACAGGCCCCAACGCTGGATACGCGGGCACAGGCCGCCCGCCTGTTGGAGCAGATCCTGGTGGCGGAGAACAGGTGAGGACTGCGGGGCATACCGGAGGGCagcatggaggggaaaggggggcactCAGAGATCCAGTGTTGCAATAAGCAACCTCTCACCCTTTGAGCGCGTACCCCAGAAGAGACAaatgtgcacaaacatatatggACATCCCATCAACCCTTGTAGCGCCCCGACCCCTGCCCCCAGGGTGCTGCCAGGCACTCCCACCCATGGGCATCTCCACCCTCAGACCCGTCCTGACCAGCTCCGCAGCCTGCCCTCGAACCTCTCTCCTAGATCCGTTCCAGGATTGGGGTTGTTGGGATCCAAAGCCCCCTTTCCAGGGTGGGAACAAGAGGTTCAGGACAGGCCGAGTCTGGAGTGGGAGGGGGCCGGTTTGGGACTCAGACCCGAAAAAAGTTCTCATTTTGTTCACAAAAGCTGCTACTTTCTGCCACCGGGGTGGTAAGTTTGACGGGCGTGTGGGAGGGTTTTCCCTGGCTGGGGACCACCCAACTGTTTCCACCCAAATTGTTCCTGCAAGTTACCTGACTCTTCCTGTCTGAGGcctggccctctccctgctcccatcaTATCTGAGCACTGACATCACCTTGGCATCTGGGCAGAGGTTGCGGACTGCCCAACAACCACCCCTTCCGAGCACAGGACAGCCCTCGACTCCTTCTGTCTGTCCCTGAGAAGCTTTAATCCCATTATAGATGTGATCTCAGCCTCTGCAGTCCCcagagctggaggagggaggagaggagccggggggagggggaattcTTAACAGATCATCGATAGTTTCTATTAAGCGCCAGCTCTGAGGAGAGCAAAGTAGTCAGGGagtaggagaattcattcattcgttcattcaatcatatttttctgtgtgcagagcactgtactaagcgcttgggcagtacaagtcggcaacatagagagacggtccctacccaacgacgggctcgcagtctagaagaggggagacagatgacaaaacagaacatgtggacaggtgtccagttgccggaagaaatcaaaataaagctagatacacatcattaacgaaataaatagaatggtaaatatgtgcaagtaaaatagagtaataaatctgtaatagagccaggtacacatcattaacgaaataaatagaatagtaaatatgtgcaagtaaaatagagtaataaatctgtaataaaaCCAGGAACACatcattacaaaataaatagaatagtaaatatgtgcaagtaaaatagaggaataaatctgtaataaagccaggtacacatcattaatgaaataaatagaatagtaaatatgtgtaagtaaaatagaggaataaatctgtaataaagccaggtacacatcattaacaaaataaatagaatagtaaatatgtacaagtaaaataaataaagtaataaatctgtacaaacattgatggtccctatccaacagtgggctctctgtacctcagttacctcatctggaaaatggggattaagtctgtgagccccccccgtgggacaacttgattaccttgtatctaccccagcacttagaacagtggtttgcacatagtaagtgcttaataagtgacattattgttattattattatatatacaggggctgtggggaggggaaggaggagaggaaaaagggggctcagtctgggaaggcctcctggagaatgtaagagttagaagacacagtaTCTGCcctcaagagtttacagtctagtgagggagacaggctcTTGAATAAATAACGGATTGATAGGGGAAATAAGGCAGTGTATAAGATAAGAACAtaagtatctcatctgtaaaatgggggtgaagactgtgagccccccgtgggacaacctgattaccttgtgtcctccccagcgcttagaacagtgctttgcacatagtaagcgcttaacaaataccattattattattattataggggcagggctgaagtggcagtggctgaagttgggagagatggggaagaagaggtctcaaaagggctttggagatgggaaaaGCTGCGGTCTCtgagatatgaaaggggagggacttTCTAGAAGTGGGAAGGCACTGTAggaagagacaagaacaaggcagagTAAATAGGTTGGCTGCAGAGGAACGAAGATTGCATTCTGGAatttaatgggagaagagagtggttaagTAGGAGgagacagctgaatgaatgaatgaaagccagcgGGCAGGactttttattcaatcgtatttattgagcgcttactgcgtgcagagcactgtactgagcgcttagtacagggacaGACTTCCCACTTGATGAGGAGAGGTGACCGTTGGAGGCTTTGGAGGAGTGAGGAGGCCCGAGCAGAAAGGtgtttttagaaaattgatctaggcagcagagtgaaatgtggactggaggcCAGGACATCGGTGAGGCGGGTTTTGCAGAAGTCAAATGTCTGGACTGGAAAAGTgccagttggatggagaggaaggagcaaattctggaagtgttgaggaggaaggactgacaggatttggtgacgagcCTGGGCCGGGGAATAAGAAGACCAGGTTTctaacccttctctccctctgacctggaatgaccTGGAACGTAtaagcggtttggacggagaggaaagggcgtagtTTAGCATCgtcaacagaattagtgggcatgttccctgtctataatgagcttacacacgGAGTAAGTTTGTCTAAATTGTGTCTAggacgatcaatcaatggtattgggcgcttattatatgcagagcactttaaaataataataatggtatcagcTAAGTGCTatgtgatggagaggaaagggcgtattttAGCATCgtcaacagaattagcgggcacattccctgtctacagtgagcttacacacgAGTAAGTGCGTCTGAAGTGTGtctaggacaatcaatcaatggtatttattgagcgcttattacatgcagagcactttaaaataataataatggtatctgctaagtgctatgtgatggagaggaaagggcgtattagCATCGTCAGCAGAATTAGcgggcacgttccctgtctgtaatgagcttacacacGGAGTGTGTCTAAAGTGTGtctaggacaatcaatcaatggtatttattgagcacttattacgtgcagagcactttaaaataataataataatgatatctgctaagtgctgtgtgatgtagaggaaagggtgtattttagcatCGTCATCAGAATtagcgggcacattccctgtctacagtgagcttacacacgGAGTAAGTGTGTCTAAAGTGTGcctaggacaatcaatcaatggtattaattgagtgcttattacgtgcagagcactttaaaataataataatggtatctgctaagtgctatgtgccaaccactgttctaagcgctggggtagttacaataatgataataataatgatggcatttattaagcacttactatgtgcaaagcaccgttctaagcgctggggaggttacaaggtgatcaggttgtcccacgtggagccccattttacagatgaggtaactgaggcacagagaagttaaatgacttgcccaagatcacacagcagacgagtggcggagccgggattagaacccaagacctctgactcccgagcccgtgccgtttccactaagccacactgcttctccgcgcTTGAAGcgtcttactaagcgcttgaagtgtctagagtgaagtaataataataataatttggtatttgttaagtgcttactgtgtgccgggcactgtactgaacgctgaagTGGATgccaacaaatcaggttggaaacagtccccatcccacatggggcttccggtctcaatccccattttacagatgaggtaactgaggcccagagaagtgaagtgacttgtccaaggtcacagagctagacctgtggcagagctgggattagaactcaggtccttctgactcccgggtctgtgcttctAATTCCTCGCGATTCAGTGAGATCGGGCGTAATGGATTCTCTGGGAGTGTTGTGAACGTAATGATTTTCGGTGGTGGCTAACTCTCCCTCTGCTAAATTAATGAGCATCTTATCAAAAGTCAGTGTGACCCAACAcaggcggcgtggctcggtggaaagagcccgggtttgggagtcaggggtcatgggttcgaatcctggctccgccacttgtcagctgtgtgaccttagtcaagtcacttcacttctctgagcctcagttccctcatctgtacagtgctctgcacacagtaagcgctcaataactatgactgaatgaatgaataaaatagggatgaaaactgtgagccccacacgggacaaccttgattaccttgtagccccacagtgcttcgaatggtgtttggcacataataataataataatactggcatattatagtaagtgcttaacgaataccaacgttattatcctgttcattcattcattcaatcatatttattgagcgcttactgtgtgcagagcactggactaagcacttgggaagtccaagttggcaacatgagaagcagcgtggctcattggaaagagcctgggctttggagtcggggtcatgggttcaaatcccggctctgccaattgtcagctgggtgactttgggcaagtcacttcacttttctgggcctcagttccctcatctgtaaaatggggattaaggctgtgaaccccatgagggacaacctgatcaccttgtaacctccccagtgcttagaacaatgctttgcacgtagtaagcgcttaataaatgctatcattattattattatagagagatggtcattcattcattcattcaattgtatttattgagcgcttactgtgtgcagagcactgtactaagcgcttgggaagtacaagttggcaacatatagagacggtccctacccaacagtgggctcacagtctagaagtggcagagccgggatttgaacccctgacgtctggctccgaagcccgcactttttccactgagccacgcacgtgaggctcacagtcttaatccccattttcccgaggaggcaactgaggcccacagaagtgaaagtgacttgcccagagtcacacagcacaccagtggcagagccgggattagaaccaaccacCCCTGACtgcgaagcccgtgctctttccaccgagccacacccgtgaggctcacagtcttaatccccattctcccgaggaggcaactgaggcccagagaagtgaaagtgacttgcccaaagtcacaaagcataccagtggcagagccgggattagaaccgacgacccCTGACTgcgaagcccgcgctctttccaccgagccacgcccgtgcggctcacagtcttaatccccattttcccgatgaggtaactgaggcccagtgaaagtgacttgtccaaagtcacacagcgcacCTAGAAAACGCCACTATTATTAATAGAACGCGAAGCGTGACCCGGCCGAggcgcgcccgcccgcccgcccgcccgcgctcCCCCGGCCGCCGTCTCTCCGCAGGGACCGGGTGGCCCGGATGGGGCTGGGCGTGATCCTGAACCTGGCCAAGGAGCGGGAGCCCGTGGAGCTGGCCCGCAGCGTGGCGGGCATCCTGGAGCACATGTTCAAACACACGGAGGAGACCTGCCACCAGCTGATCACGGCCGGCGGGCTGGACGCCGTCCTCTACTGGTGCCGCTGGACCGACCCCGTGGTGCTGCGCCACTGCGCCCTGGCGCTGGCCAACTGCGCCATGCACGGCGGGCAGGCCAACCAGCGGCTCATGGTGGAGAAGCGGGCGGCCGAGTGGCTCTTCCCCCTGGCCTTCTCCAAGGACGACGAGCTGCTCCGGCTCCACGCCTGCCTGGCCGTGGCCGTGCTGGCCACCAACAAGGAGGTGGAGCGGGAGGTGGAGCGCTCGGGCACCCTGGCGCTGGTCGAGCCCCTCGTGGCCTCGCTGGACCCCGGCCACTTCGCCCGGCGCCTCGTGGACGCCAGCGACACGCGCCAGGGCCGGGCGGCCGACGACCTGCAGCGCCTGGTGGCCCTGCTCGAGTCCTCGCGGCTCGAGGCCCAGTGCATCGCCGCCTTCTACCTCTGCGCCGAGGCCGCCATCAAGAACCTGCAGGGGAAGAGCAAGGTGAGCGCCTGAGGGTGGCGGGTGAGAgagaatccatccatcaattgtatctattgagcgcttactgtgtgcagagcactggactaagcgcttgggaagtacaagttggcaacatcatcatcatcatcaatcgtatttattgagcacttactgtgtgcagagcactggactaagagcttgggaagtccaagttggcaacatctagagacagtccctacccaacagtgggctcacagtctagaagggggagacagagaactaagccaaacatactaacaaaataaaatgaatagaatagatatgtacaagtaaaatagagtaataaatatgtacctacatatatacaggtgctgtggggaagggaaggaggtaaaatgggggggatggagagggggacgaaggggagaggaaggaaggggctcagtctgggaaggcctcctggaggagaatcaatcaatcgtatttagtgagcgcttactgtgtgcagagcactggactaagtgcttgggaagtctaagttggcaacatttagagatagtccctacccaacagtgggctcacagtctaaaagggggagacagagaacaaaaccaaacatactaataaaatagaatagatatatacaagtaaaatagagtaataaatatgtacaaatatatatacatatatacaggtgctgcggggaagggaaggaggtaagatggggggatggagaaggggacgagggggagaggaaggaaggggctcagtctgggaaggcctcctggaggagaaaacagcgaggaagagaggaagcagcgtggctcagtggaaagagcccgggctttggagccagaggtcatgggtttgaatcccagctctgccacatgtctgctgtgtgaccttgggcgagtcacttcacttctctgagcctcagttccctcatctggaaaatggggattaagactgtgggacaacttgatcaccttgtatctccccccagcgcttagaccagtgctctgcacgtagtaagcgcttaacaaatgccatcattattattattattaaaacaggaggaggaggattaggaggtgGGCGCCGTGGGGAAGCAGGCCGGGAGTCGTGTctgagcgtggctcggtggaaagagcccaggctttggagccagaggtcatgggttcgaatcccagttccgccacatgtctgctatgtgaccttgggcgagtcacttcacttctctgagcctcagttccctcatctggaaaatggggattaagactgtgggacaacttgatcaccttgtatctccccccagcgcttagaccagtgctctgcacgtagtaagcgcttaacaaatgccatcattattattattattaaaacaggaggaggaggattaggaggtgGGCGCCGTGGGGAAGCGGGCCGGGAGTCGTGTCcgagcgtggctcggcggaaagagcccgggctttggagtcagaggtcacgggtgactttcggcaggtcacttcgcttctctgggcctcggttccctcataataataataacgatggcatttattctatcaatcaatcaatcaatcgtattgattgagcgcttactgtgtgcagagcaccggactaaaagtccaagttggcaacatctagagacggtccctacccaacagtgggctcacagtctagaagagtgggctcacagtctagactgttgggtagggaccgtctctagatgttgccaacttggacttcccaagcgcttagtacagggctctgcacacagtaagcgctcaataaatacgattgattgattgattgatcattaagcgcttacaatgtgccaaagcactgttctaagcgctggggaggttacaaggtgatcaggttgtcccatggggggggctcacagtcttcatccccattttacagatgaggtactgaggcacagagaagtgaagtgacttgcccaaagtcacacagctggcagttggcggagcagagccggggtttgagcctgtgacctctgactccaaacttaACAGCACtttccctaagtgcttgggatgtccaagttggcatcatatagaggcggtccctacccaacagcgggctcacagtctagaaggggaagacagggaacaaaacaaaacgtattaacagaataaaataaatagaagaaatatgtacaagcaaaataaataaataaatagagtaataaatccgtccaaacatagatacaggtgctgtgggggaggtaaggcgggggggatagttaagcgcatagtaagcgcttaacaaatgccatcgttattattattattattattattattattattaagtggcactgAGCCCCGGGGCAGGataccaccctcttctccctccctgcccctcttctcaactgggcaggggagggggacactgatgtgagaagcagcgtggctcagcggaaagagcgcgggcttgggagtcgcaggtcatgggttcgaatcccacctcccccacatgtcggctgtgtgaccttgggcaagtcacttcacttctctgtgcctcagttccctcatctgtaaaatggggattaagactgtgagccccacatggggcaacctcatctccttgtattccccccagcgcttagaacagtgctttgcacacggtaagcgcttaacaaataccaacattattattatgtggacaccCGCTGGCCGCTGAGCCACCTGCCTCGGTGGTCATTAGCGGCAGGGCCCAGCTGGGAGGGGGTGCGGGAGACCCCAAGTCGGGGGAAGGcgtgagaaagaagggaaggccaGGGTCACCTCGCCTGCCTCCGCGGGGCCCACCGCGTCGGGGACGGCCGGAGATGTAAGCCACCGGCCTGCCCATCCCACCCTTAGGTTTTCAGTGAGATCGGGGCCACCCAGAGCCTGAAGCGGCTGGTTTGCTACTCGCCCAACGGCACCACCTCCACGCTGGCCAAGCGGGCGCTGCGCCTGGTGGGCGAGGAGGTGCCCCGGCGCATCCTGCCCTGCGTGGCCAGCTGGAAGGAGGCCGAAGTGCGCACCTGGCTGCAGCAGATCGGCTTCTCCCAGTTCTGCGAGCGATTCCGGGTATGGACCGGGCCCCGTCCCTTCCCACCTCGGGGTCACCCCGTCTCTGACCCTACTGGAAGAGGCCTGTCCCCACTCCGAtcaaccccttcccaccctcacccCGGGGCCCTTCCCCGttggccgcccccggcccctgctAGATACCCCTTCCCGCTCCCCTCCACGgagcccctcttctcccctggaTTGGGCCCCGGGGGAATGGCGAGATGGGAGAGGGCCCGGGCGTCCGAAGCGGGCACGGGCCTGCCCTTCTGCCCACCAGGATCAGCAGGTGGACGGGGACTTGCTGCTACGGCTCACAGAGGAGGAGCTGCGGGATGACTTGGGCATG
This genomic interval carries:
- the SARM1 gene encoding NAD(+) hydrolase SARM1, coding for MVLTVLLSAYKLCRFFAMSGPEKLSVPVPGPAGTWWAGGSGGTLEVSPGASVEVQGALERILPELQLALSGLKQAGGPEAVGAGLSEVFQLVEDAWELPTVGREVAKGLCDAIRLEGGLDLLLDLLQAPTLDTRAQAARLLEQILVAENRDRVARMGLGVILNLAKEREPVELARSVAGILEHMFKHTEETCHQLITAGGLDAVLYWCRWTDPVVLRHCALALANCAMHGGQANQRLMVEKRAAEWLFPLAFSKDDELLRLHACLAVAVLATNKEVEREVERSGTLALVEPLVASLDPGHFARRLVDASDTRQGRAADDLQRLVALLESSRLEAQCIAAFYLCAEAAIKNLQGKSKVFSEIGATQSLKRLVCYSPNGTTSTLAKRALRLVGEEVPRRILPCVASWKEAEVRTWLQQIGFSQFCERFRDQQVDGDLLLRLTEEELRDDLGMTSGITRKRFFRELTELKTFANYATCDRSNLADWLGAVDPRFRQYTYGLVACGIDRTLLHRVSEQQLQDDCGIRLGVHRVRILTAAREMLHSPLPCSGCKSNSDGPDVFISYRRSSGSQLASLLKVHLQLHGFSVFIDVEKLEAGKFEDKLIQSVTSARNFMLVLSAGALDKCMQDVDCKDWVHKEIVTALNCGKNIVPVIDGFEWPEPRALPEDMRAVLKFNGIKWSHEYQEATIEKIIRFLQGRSSRDSSAGSDNGLECAVPLGQT